A window of the Halostagnicola kamekurae genome harbors these coding sequences:
- a CDS encoding PRC-barrel domain-containing protein: protein MGEILARNLIDKSIVGTDGTDFGTLANVTMGLESAALRNLIVDPNENLSLQSVDFERNEEGRLLIPIDRISTLNDQIVVHR from the coding sequence ATGGGAGAAATACTTGCCAGAAATCTCATAGATAAATCTATCGTCGGAACCGACGGCACGGACTTCGGAACCCTCGCGAACGTAACCATGGGACTCGAGTCCGCGGCCCTCCGGAACCTCATCGTCGATCCGAACGAGAACCTGTCCCTCCAATCGGTCGATTTCGAGCGAAACGAGGAGGGTCGGCTGCTGATTCCGATCGATCGCATCTCGACGCTGAACGATCAGATCGTCGTTCACCGCTGA
- a CDS encoding TRAM domain-containing protein produces the protein MDIPDELLCVFSAEVTEQQDSYRIEVPKNEVEVGDVTTDDVYRVALLASASNADTTSSTGSATQSSRSSDRGGPEPPVESGEQRTVDIEDIGEQGDGIARIERGYVVIVPDAEKGERVTIEIDDVTETVAFAEVVDRKEYYE, from the coding sequence ATGGACATTCCAGACGAGTTATTGTGTGTTTTCAGTGCAGAAGTTACGGAACAACAGGACTCCTACCGTATCGAGGTTCCGAAAAACGAAGTCGAGGTCGGCGACGTAACGACCGACGACGTCTACCGCGTCGCGTTGCTCGCCTCGGCCTCGAACGCCGACACGACGTCGTCAACGGGATCCGCGACGCAGTCCTCGCGGTCGTCGGACCGGGGCGGTCCCGAACCGCCCGTCGAGTCGGGCGAACAGCGAACCGTTGACATCGAGGACATCGGGGAGCAGGGCGACGGGATCGCCCGAATCGAACGCGGGTACGTCGTCATCGTTCCCGATGCAGAGAAAGGCGAGCGCGTCACTATCGAGATCGACGACGTGACGGAGACGGTCGCGTTCGCGGAGGTCGTTGACCGAAAGGAGTATTACGAGTAA
- a CDS encoding IclR family transcriptional regulator, producing MTKPNNGGIQAIERTFTIVEALNELDGAGVSELARHVDLPKSTVHNHLNTLEAAEYIVRRGDEYRTGLKFLQTGEIARNQHKLYQVARSEVDKLAEKTGDISGLMTEEHGRGVFIYRGRGSEAARIDTHIGDRIPLHCTALGKVIMAFLPDERVEEIIDRHGLAAITHNTITDRDRLLEELEVARERKIAFDDEERLNGLRSVAAPILDGSNTVIGAISVAGPTHRMQGERFREELPDQALGVANIIELNIQHS from the coding sequence ATGACAAAACCAAACAACGGCGGCATTCAAGCCATCGAGCGAACGTTCACCATCGTGGAAGCCCTGAACGAACTCGACGGCGCCGGCGTCTCCGAGCTCGCCCGCCACGTCGACCTCCCGAAGAGCACCGTCCACAACCACCTGAACACGCTCGAGGCGGCGGAGTACATCGTCCGGCGAGGCGACGAGTATCGAACGGGCTTGAAGTTCCTACAGACCGGTGAGATCGCCCGCAACCAGCACAAACTGTATCAGGTGGCACGCTCCGAAGTCGACAAACTCGCCGAAAAGACTGGTGACATTTCGGGACTGATGACCGAAGAGCACGGCCGCGGTGTCTTCATTTACCGGGGTCGCGGATCGGAGGCGGCGCGGATCGACACCCACATCGGGGACCGGATACCGCTTCACTGTACCGCGCTCGGAAAAGTTATCATGGCGTTTCTCCCCGACGAGCGCGTCGAGGAAATCATCGATCGCCACGGGCTAGCCGCGATCACGCACAATACGATCACCGACCGCGACCGCCTGCTCGAGGAGCTCGAGGTCGCACGCGAGCGAAAGATCGCGTTTGACGACGAAGAGCGGTTGAACGGGCTCCGAAGCGTGGCCGCGCCGATTCTCGACGGTTCGAATACCGTGATCGGCGCGATTAGCGTCGCCGGTCCGACGCATCGAATGCAGGGGGAGCGGTTTCGGGAGGAACTGCCCGATCAGGCGCTCGGCGTCGCGAATATTATCGAACTCAACATCCAACACTCCTGA
- a CDS encoding XdhC family protein — translation MTEPDPWGVTTLELFELLEERLDGPIEQAVATVVAVDGSAYRRPGAKMVLGDDGSTYGGITAGCLEGPLRDVATEVISERSSTVVTFDLTDDDDGWGLGLGCEGIVDVLVEPVDDRWIEPVEAYHGADSCALVTAIGGTAGIPIGSRAVVAPDGTVVEIEGDQLLPEDVTASIEETARKRATEGNWCRRTVETEDGTVELFVDGITPATRLLLFGGQPDVRPVTRLARMVGLHVTVATARGGQADESSFPRADRVVATHPTDVAELVDERTHVVVMSHNYLDDRLALESLLETETPFIGLMGPRERFDRLRDDLEAEGVTLSRTDLDRIASPVGLDLGGGEPIEIALSIVSEVLAVSNEKSGGRLRNRRGPIHDRPVSQPD, via the coding sequence ATGACCGAACCAGACCCGTGGGGCGTGACCACCCTCGAACTCTTCGAGTTGCTCGAGGAGCGCCTCGACGGCCCGATCGAGCAGGCGGTCGCGACGGTCGTCGCTGTCGACGGCTCCGCGTATCGACGACCCGGCGCGAAGATGGTACTCGGCGACGACGGCTCGACGTACGGCGGAATCACGGCCGGCTGTCTCGAGGGCCCGCTTCGGGACGTGGCCACGGAAGTTATCTCGGAGCGGTCGTCGACGGTCGTCACCTTCGATCTCACCGATGACGACGACGGCTGGGGCCTCGGACTCGGCTGTGAGGGGATCGTCGACGTCCTGGTCGAACCGGTCGACGATCGCTGGATCGAGCCCGTCGAAGCCTACCACGGCGCTGATTCGTGCGCCCTCGTGACCGCCATCGGCGGGACGGCGGGGATTCCAATCGGGTCCAGAGCGGTCGTCGCTCCCGACGGCACCGTCGTGGAGATCGAGGGAGATCAGCTCCTTCCCGAGGACGTCACCGCGAGCATCGAGGAAACCGCACGAAAACGCGCCACAGAGGGGAACTGGTGTCGCCGAACCGTCGAGACCGAGGACGGAACCGTCGAGCTGTTCGTCGACGGAATCACGCCCGCGACGCGGCTGTTACTGTTCGGCGGCCAGCCCGACGTCCGGCCGGTCACGCGACTGGCTCGCATGGTCGGGTTGCACGTTACGGTCGCGACGGCGAGGGGCGGACAGGCCGACGAATCGTCGTTCCCGCGGGCTGACCGGGTCGTCGCGACCCACCCGACCGACGTCGCGGAACTGGTCGACGAGCGAACCCACGTCGTCGTCATGTCGCACAATTACCTCGACGATCGGCTCGCACTCGAGAGCTTGCTCGAGACCGAAACGCCGTTTATCGGTCTCATGGGTCCTCGAGAGCGGTTCGATCGGCTTCGGGACGACCTCGAAGCGGAGGGCGTTACGCTGTCGAGAACCGACCTCGATCGGATCGCTTCGCCCGTGGGACTGGACCTCGGTGGCGGCGAGCCGATCGAGATCGCGCTGAGTATCGTCTCGGAGGTGCTCGCGGTGAGCAACGAGAAAAGCGGCGGACGGCTTCGCAACCGGCGCGGACCGATTCACGACCGGCCAGTGTCACAGCCGGACTGA
- a CDS encoding nucleotidyltransferase family protein, whose protein sequence is MSELVGIVLAAGLGTRFEDGNKLLARVDGDPIVARAARSMAESPVDRTVATLGHDAAAVRRAVDPFVDETVQIEEYDRGQSRSVRAGAEYARGTDADAVLFLPGDMPCVEPETVRRLVDASRADEDCDAVVPTVDGERGNPVLFDADQFDELASLAGDTGGRALFDDIEVRRVPTDDPGIHIDVDTRTDLWSVRQSGCDTGRS, encoded by the coding sequence ATGTCCGAACTCGTCGGCATCGTGCTCGCGGCCGGACTGGGCACGCGGTTCGAGGACGGCAACAAGCTGCTGGCGCGGGTCGATGGCGACCCGATCGTCGCTCGCGCCGCTCGATCGATGGCCGAGAGCCCGGTCGATCGGACGGTCGCCACCCTCGGCCACGACGCAGCCGCCGTCCGACGCGCGGTCGATCCGTTCGTCGACGAGACGGTACAGATCGAGGAGTACGATCGCGGCCAGAGCCGCTCCGTTCGAGCGGGCGCGGAGTACGCGCGAGGCACGGACGCCGACGCCGTGCTCTTCCTTCCGGGAGATATGCCGTGTGTCGAGCCGGAGACGGTTCGACGGCTCGTCGACGCGTCTCGAGCGGACGAAGACTGCGACGCGGTCGTCCCGACCGTCGACGGCGAGCGCGGGAATCCGGTCCTGTTCGACGCCGACCAGTTCGACGAACTGGCGTCGCTCGCGGGCGACACAGGCGGTCGCGCGCTGTTCGACGACATCGAGGTCCGCCGGGTTCCCACCGACGATCCGGGGATTCACATCGACGTCGACACGCGAACGGATCTCTGGAGCGTCCGTCAGTCCGGCTGTGACACTGGCCGGTCGTGA
- a CDS encoding dihydroorotase, protein MVDTTGDLRVTNARVVTPNGTISGGVVAKDGVIVGVGDESNLPDADREIDAEGNYLIPGFIDPHVHWGLSRYEYEYHEGLEHDFETETRGAIHGGVTTVVNFLLQKEPYVPDMDFFKRAGEENSYIDFGYHAIVHQDHHVEEIEALADAGVRSYKVFFNWYKHASPELGIDHSDAGRTYRVLDKVSEIPGGVVMFHAENEDLAIERRKELQAEGRNDLEAWSEASPNVAEAMQIDQIGRLTEYTDSRAYIVHMSTGEGVDVVERFQDKGVNLHAETLPAFLSHTYEQEELGIWGKISPPLRGEESKKRLWEGIRTGVVDYVGTDHCPHKIEFKEKDTGKHGDIWDAIPGDNNGIEYFLPVMMSEGVNKNRLSMERLVEVCSTNNAKRWGLYPRKGAIAEGSDADMVIVDLEKSAVVDDDFYHTMEPRYSTFHGDELTGLPTHTIVGGEVVVEDGELLAEPGGREYLPRGPEGVALE, encoded by the coding sequence ATGGTCGACACAACCGGAGACCTTCGAGTGACGAATGCGCGAGTAGTCACGCCGAACGGCACGATCAGCGGCGGCGTCGTAGCGAAAGACGGAGTCATCGTCGGCGTCGGCGACGAATCGAACCTTCCAGACGCGGATCGGGAGATCGACGCTGAGGGGAACTATCTTATCCCCGGCTTCATCGATCCCCACGTTCACTGGGGCCTCTCGAGGTACGAATACGAGTACCACGAGGGACTCGAGCACGACTTCGAAACGGAGACGCGCGGGGCGATCCACGGCGGCGTGACGACCGTCGTCAACTTCCTGCTCCAGAAAGAGCCCTACGTGCCGGACATGGACTTCTTTAAGCGCGCGGGCGAGGAGAACTCCTACATCGACTTCGGCTACCACGCGATCGTCCACCAGGACCACCACGTCGAGGAGATCGAGGCGCTGGCCGATGCCGGCGTCCGGTCGTACAAGGTATTCTTCAACTGGTACAAACACGCCTCGCCCGAACTCGGCATCGACCACTCCGACGCCGGTCGAACGTACCGCGTGCTCGACAAGGTGTCTGAGATTCCCGGCGGCGTCGTGATGTTCCACGCCGAGAACGAGGACCTCGCCATCGAACGCCGCAAGGAACTGCAGGCCGAGGGCCGCAACGACCTCGAGGCGTGGTCCGAAGCCTCGCCGAACGTCGCCGAGGCGATGCAGATCGATCAGATCGGGCGGCTGACCGAGTACACCGACTCGCGGGCCTACATCGTCCACATGAGCACCGGCGAGGGCGTCGACGTCGTCGAACGGTTCCAGGACAAAGGCGTCAACCTGCACGCCGAGACGCTTCCGGCCTTCCTCAGCCACACGTACGAGCAGGAGGAGCTGGGCATCTGGGGCAAGATTTCGCCGCCGCTTCGCGGCGAGGAGAGCAAAAAGCGCCTCTGGGAGGGCATTCGAACCGGCGTCGTCGACTACGTCGGGACCGACCACTGTCCGCACAAAATCGAGTTCAAGGAGAAGGACACGGGCAAACACGGCGACATCTGGGACGCGATCCCTGGCGACAACAACGGCATCGAGTACTTCCTGCCGGTCATGATGAGCGAGGGGGTCAACAAGAACCGCCTCAGCATGGAACGGCTCGTCGAGGTCTGCTCGACCAACAACGCCAAGCGCTGGGGGCTCTACCCGCGTAAGGGCGCGATCGCGGAAGGCTCCGACGCGGACATGGTCATCGTCGACCTTGAGAAGAGCGCGGTCGTCGACGACGACTTCTACCACACGATGGAGCCGCGCTACTCGACGTTCCACGGCGACGAGCTCACCGGGCTGCCGACCCACACCATCGTCGGCGGCGAGGTCGTCGTCGAGGACGGCGAGTTGCTCGCCGAACCGGGCGGACGCGAGTACCTGCCGCGCGGTCCGGAGGGCGTCGCACTCGAGTAA
- a CDS encoding (2Fe-2S)-binding protein: protein MSTDSTDGTDGPVSQEITVTVDGETITRQVEPRLKLSDFLRYECDRNGVRVGCEHGVCGACTVQQDGTSVKSCLSYAVQADGAEIETVEGLDDDGSLHPIQEAFHESHALQCGFCTSGFVMATKELLEENPDPTREEIETGLADNICRCTGYQNIYEAVERAAEKMED from the coding sequence ATGAGTACCGATAGCACTGATGGAACCGACGGTCCCGTCTCTCAGGAGATCACGGTAACCGTCGACGGCGAAACGATAACCAGACAGGTCGAACCGCGACTGAAGCTCTCGGATTTCCTGCGCTACGAGTGCGATCGAAACGGCGTCCGCGTCGGCTGCGAGCACGGCGTCTGCGGCGCGTGTACGGTCCAGCAGGACGGGACGAGCGTCAAGAGCTGTCTCTCCTACGCCGTCCAGGCAGACGGCGCGGAGATTGAGACCGTCGAGGGACTCGACGACGACGGCTCGCTCCACCCCATTCAGGAGGCCTTCCACGAATCGCACGCGCTCCAGTGTGGCTTCTGTACGAGCGGGTTCGTCATGGCGACGAAGGAACTGTTAGAGGAGAACCCGGACCCGACTCGAGAGGAAATCGAGACCGGCTTGGCGGACAACATCTGTCGGTGTACCGGCTACCAGAACATCTACGAAGCGGTCGAACGCGCCGCAGAAAAGATGGAGGACTAA